One Papaver somniferum cultivar HN1 chromosome 10, ASM357369v1, whole genome shotgun sequence genomic window carries:
- the LOC113315200 gene encoding probable acyl-activating enzyme 5, peroxisomal: protein MDLLKPSAANSSPITPVGFLERAATVYGDCTSIIYNETTFTWKQTNRRCLRLASALKSIIGIQRGDVVSVLSPNLPAMYELHFAVPMSGAILNTISTRLDARTISVLLCHSESKLVFVDFPSRFTVLEAFSLFPTEIVPPMLILINDDEDDIESSLFTLEFNLEFTYERLLTRGDPDFHWERPHREWDPMVLNYTSGTTSYPKGVVHSHRGLYIATVDSLVDWSVPKQPVFLWTLAMFHSNGWCFPWGMAAVGATNICVRKFDAVSVYNLLRQHKVTHMCAAPVVLNMLANEPGIKPLPNRVHILTAGAPPPAPVLLRTESLGFLVSHGYGLTETASIVVSCAWKPEWNKLPATQRARLKARQGVKTLGMTEIDVLDPESGVSVKRDGLSLGEIVLRGGSILLGYLKDPIGTSKCLKADGWFCTGDVGVMHPDGYLEIKDRSKDVIISGGENISSVEVESILYSHPAIHEAAVVARPDEYWGETPCAFVSLKPEKIQKPSQKDIIEFCRLKMPHYMVPKTVVFEESLPKTPTGKIQKFMLREKAKAMGTAARLASRI, encoded by the coding sequence ATGGATTTATTGAAACCAAGTGCAGCAAATTCATCACCAATAACCCCAGTTGGATTCTTAGAGAGAGCAGCAACAGTATATGGTGATTGTACGTCAATCATCTACAATGAAACCACTTTCACATGGAAGCAAACTAACCGTAGATGTCTTCGACTTGCTTCAGCTTTGAAATCAATCATCGGTATTCAACGTGGAGATGTTGTCTCAGTTTTGTCTCCAAATCTTCCAGCTATGTATGAACTTCATTTTGCTGTACCTATGAGTGGTGCTATATTGAATACCATCAGTACACGTCTCGATGCGCGTACTATTTCAGTACTACTTTGTCACAgtgaatcgaaacttgtttttgttgattttccCTCCCGCTTTACAGTTCTTGAAGCATTTTCTCTTTTCCCAACAGAAATTGTACCTCCGATGCTCATTTTAAtcaatgatgatgaggatgacatAGAAAGCTCATTATTCACCTTAGAGTTTAATCTCGAATTTACTTACGAGCGTTTGTTAACGAGAGGTGATCCTGATTTTCATTGGGAACGACCTCATAGGGAGTGGGATCCAATGGTGTTGAATTATACTTCAGGTACAACATCATATCCTAAAGGTGTAGTCCATTCTCACCGTGGACTTTACATTGCGACAGTTGATTCTTTGGTCGATTGGTCTGTTCCAAAACAACCCGTCTTTCTATGGACCCTGGCAATGTTTCATTCCAACGGATGGTGCTTCCCTTGGGGCATGGCAGCAGTTGGTGCAACCAACATATGTGTGCGTAAATTTGATGCTGTGTCAGTTTATAATTTGCTCCGTCAACATAAAGTTACACATATGTGCGCAGCACCAGTTGTGCTAAATATGTTAGCAAATGAGCCAGGTATAAAACCACTACCCAACCGTGTTCATATTTTAACAGCTGGAGCACCACCACCAGCGCCAGTGCTTCTTCGAACGGAATCATTAGGGTTTTTGGTGAGCCACGGTTATGGGTTAACTGAAACTGCATCAATAGTCGTGTCTTGTGCATGGAAACCTGAGTGGAACAAACTGCCAGCAACCCAAAGGGCTCGGTTGAAAGCGAGACAAGGAGTTAAAACTCTTGGAATGACTGAAATTGATGTGTTGGATCCGGAATCGGGTGTAAGTGTAAAACGAGACGGATTGTCCTTGGGTGAGATTGTTTTACGAGGTGGTTCGATTTTACTGGGGTATCTTAAGGATCCCATTGGTACAAGCAAATGTTTAAAAGCAGATGGATGGTTTTGCACAGGGGATGTTGGTGTTATGCACCCTGACGGATACTTAGAGATTAAAGATAGATCAAAAGATGTGATTATAAGTGGCGGGGAGAATATAAGTAGTGTCGAAGTTGAATCTATATTGTATTCACACCCGGCAATTCATGAAGCCGCTGTGGTTGCTCGGCCAGATGAATATTGGGGTGAAACACCTTGTGCTTTCGTAAGTTTGAAGCCAGAGAAGATCCAGAAGCCATCGCAAAAGGACATTATAGAGTTTTGCAGGCTGAAAATGCCTCACTATATGGTCCCCAAAACTGTTGTTTTTGAGGAGTCTCTTCCTAAAACTCCTACTGGTAAGATTCAGAAATTCATGCTTCGCGAAAAAGCTAAAGCTATGGGTACTGCAGCTCGATTGGCGAGTCGTATTTAA